The proteins below come from a single Triticum aestivum cultivar Chinese Spring chromosome 5D, IWGSC CS RefSeq v2.1, whole genome shotgun sequence genomic window:
- the LOC123126117 gene encoding uncharacterized protein, with amino-acid sequence MEAGTSSPAAVAAPLPLDDLLREIFLRLPPEPIHLFRASFVCKHWRGLVHDARFLRRFRDFHGGTPPVLGFFNQTGPPFFVPTSGGFALPTVTMSPDDWWALDCRHGRALIESCRTGTLLVWDLVTGDKRYLPLPAQDCSQYNGAVLCAAGHADHHDCHSCPFLVAFVFSDDRDFITSACVFSSETGVWGEITSIVIPDALVLPKPTALVGNTIYFLLDDNSIIEFVLDKHTLGLVEEVPCTYDQIIIMRTEDGCLGLAGVERFNFNLNLWSKVASIDGVVTWTHQRVIQLEKILAPEAVSACMVGGIGAHAVGCAVNADVIFIDVYPSIYMIHLKSMKIEEVSKKRIGKQYVFPYTSFYAPGITIGGANDQVEVLNNS; translated from the exons ATGGAGGCAgggacgagctcgccggcggccgtTGCCGCGCCGCTTCCCCTGGACGATCTCCTTCGGGAGATATTCCTGCGCCTCCCGCCGGAGCCGATCCACCTCTTCCGCGCCTCCTTCGTCTGCAAGCACTGGCGCGGCCTCGTCCACGACGCCCGCTTCCTCCGCCGCTTCCGTGATTTCCACGGCGGCACGCCTCCCGTGCTCGGCTTCTTCAACCAGACAGGGCCTCCCTTCTTCGTCCCCACCTCCGGCGGCTTCGCGCTCCCCACCGTCACGATGTCCCCAGATGACTGGTGGGCCCTCGACTGCCGCCACGGCCGCGCCCTCATTGAGAGCTGCCGCACTGGGACGCTGCTCGTCTGGGACCTCGTGACCGGCGACAAGCGGTACCTGCCGCTCCCCGCGCAGGACTGTTCTCAGTACAATGGCGCGGTTCTGTGCGCGGCTGGCCACGCCGACCACCACGACTGCCATTCTTGCCCGTTTCTCGTGGCGTTCGTGTTCAGTGACGACAGGGATTTCATCACCTCCGCGTGCGTCTTCTCGTCTGAGACCGGTGTCTGGGGTGAGATCACTTCGATTGTTATACCAGATGCATTAGTTCTGCCAAAGCCGACGGCTCTGGTTGGAAACACAATCTACTTCCTGTTGGATGACAATAGCATCATTGAGTTCGTTTTGGATAAGCATACCTTGGGTTTAGTTGAGGAGGTGCCATGTACCTACGATCAGATTATCATCATGCGGACAGAGGATGGATGCCTTGGTTTAGCTGGAGTGGAACGATTCAATTTCAATCTTAATCTGTGGTCAAAGGTGGCGAGCATTGACGGGGTGGTGACATGGACACATCAAAGGGTCATTCAACTCGAAAAAATTCTTGCGCCTGAAGCAGTGTCGGCGTGTATGGTTGGAGGTATTGGAGCGCATGCAGTTGGCTGTGCGGTAAATGCGGATGTGATCTTCATCGATGTGTATCCTAGCATCTACATGATCCATCTCAAGTCCATGAAGATCGAGGAGGTGTCGAAGAAACGGATCGGCAAACAATATGTTTTTCCTTACACAAGTTTCTACGCTCCAG GAATTACCATTGGTGGTGCAAATGATCAAGTTGAAGTGCTGAACAACAGTTGA